AGACCATACTCGCCCTCCACGGCTTCCTACGCGGGTTGGTTATGGAAGGGTCGCTCGAGGGCGGGAAGTGGGGCAGGGTGTGATATGTTCCTTTGTGGCCGTAGGAAGGTCTAATTTCAGGGACTGGGTGTAGGGTCTTCGATGTAGGGAGTGTGTCGTGTGGCATTTCCCTTGTGCGGGGTTCGATCGCCCCaaaggaaaatgcatttttttattCTAGGAGCTCACGCGGCTGgaggggttggggttagggtcaTTGTGTTACCTGGGAGTCGGCATCATGGAAGTTTGGGAAAGGGACGGGATGCTGTTGGTGTTGTCTTTGTGATGTCTTTTGTGGGAGTCACTTTGTTGCTGCAGGCTCATACCATCCGAACTGTGGAAGGAATTTCGGTGGTAGGAGTCTCTGTGATTGTAGGGTCTCCTCTGGTCTGAGAATGGCTACCCCTCGATATGAGCCAGTGGCTGAGATTGGTGTTGGTGCCTATGGGACGGTGTATAAGGCCCGTGATCCCCACAGTGGCCACTTTGTGGCCCTCAAGAGCGTAAGAGTCCCCAATGGAGGAGGTGCTGGAGGGGGCCTGCCCATCAGCACAGTCCGTGAGGTGGCTTTACTGCGGCGGCTGGAGGCTTTTGAGCATCCCAATGTTGTGCGGTGAGAAGATGGAGGGTTGGGAGTGGGTAGTAAAAGGGAAAAGACAACCTAACCTATAGGTGTGGAGTGGTGGTCAGGAGAGAAGTGGGGACCCTGAGGGAATAGAGGAGGCCATGTTGGGTCAAAGATGATTGCACAGTGAGTTACCATTTGTTCCGGACAGGCTGATGGACGTCTGTGCCACAGCCCGAACTGACCGGGAGACCAAAGTGACCCTGGTGTTTGAGCATGTGGACCAAGACCTAAGGACATATCTGGACAAGGCACCCCCGCCAGGCCTGCCAGTGGAGACCATCAAGGTGAGTAAGGTGGGCAGACACTGAGAGGTAGATTGGGACCTTTGTAGTAGCATCTGTTGTGATTTCAGGTATGGTGCCTAGTTCAGTTTCTCTGTACCTCCCCCTTCCAAACCAGGATCTGATGCGCCAGTTTCTAAGAGGCCTAGATTTCCTTCATGCCAACTGCATCGTTCATCGAGACTTGAAGCCAGAGAACATTCTGGTGACAAGTGGTGGGACAGTTAAGCTGGCCGACTTTGGCCTGGCCAGAATCTACAGCTACCAGATGGCACTTACCCCTGTGGTCAGTAGAATGATGGTAGCCAAAATGGGTtctggctgggggaggagggtgattGCCCATAGCAGTTGAGAAGGCATGCGTTTTTCACATCCTTGATTTTAGTGAAGCAGTTGTGCTTCAGGGTAATTCGTAGGTCCCTCATCCACTCTTCTTATTCCCGTTAGGTTGTTACACTCTGGTACCGTGCTCCAGAAGTTCTTTTGCAGTCTACATATGCAACACCTGTGGACATGTGGAGTGTTGGCTGTATCTTTGCAGAGATGTTTCGTCGAAAGTATGGGGCCCAAGTATCCTGAACATCTTGAATTTCCCAAATCTCATATTCATAAACCACATCCATACCCTGCCCACTCTTCCACTTGAATTCTACTGGCCATCTTGTCCGTAACCAGCAGTTCTGAAATGTCGTGGAATTAGGAATTTCGTAACCCTTTATTCTTCTTACCCTATGGTTTGAGCCACTAAGCAGTAGTCGTTCTACTACCGTATCTTTGAAAATGACTGCTACCTAAATGAATGTCTCTTTTCACCTTAGGCCTCTCTTCTGTGGAAACTCTGAAGCTGACCAGTTAGGCAAAATCTTTGAGTAAGTGACCTGCAGAGGGGAAGAGTTTTCCATTCTGAGTCCTTCTCTTTCTGCTGAGCCCTGAATGGCAACTGGCTCTGCCCCTGGAGATGGGGGCTGGAGAAGGGCCCTCCTGACCAGAATTCTCCTGTTCCCCATAGCCTGATCGGACTGCCCCCAGAGGATGACTGGCCCCGAGATGTGTCTCTACCCCGAGGAGCCTTTTCCCCCAGAGGGCCCCGCCCCGTGCAGTCGGTGGTACCTGAGATGGAAGAGTCTGGGGCACAGCTGCTGCTGGTACTGGGCTTGGGCGTGGGCATGGGGTGAGATTGGGGTGGAAAATGGAGCAGGATAAAAGGGACCCAAACACATGGTGGTTACTGAGACTTGTTGGTGGATGGGCTGGTTTTTATTGCTGCTTTGAATGGCTGTCCACAAAGAGGGATATAGAAAATAGCTCATCCCAGGTATTGTTGGGGGTGAGCGGAAGTCTTTTTTCACGGTTTTCTGACCTTTGCCTCCCTTCTCAGGAGATGCTGACTTTTAACCCACACAAGCGGATCTCTGCCTTCCGAGCCCTGCAGCACTCCTATCTACATAAGGCAGAAGGTAACCCAGAGTGAGCCATGGAATGGTTGCAGCAGAACTAAGAGAAGAGAAGCCAACATTTCCCTTCTTTTGAACATTTGAGTGGAGAGCCCCCCACTAAGAAGGTGATCCTCTGCCTTCATCTCTGAGGCTATGGAGACGACTCCAACTTTTTATAGAGAATATTTTGCTGCCTTAATGacattcccctcccacccctccttttGAGGCTTATCCTCCTCTTGCCCTCTCCGTGTCCTTACGCCAAGGGGTATGTCCCTTGTTCTTCCCCTTCACTATACCTTGATATTGGGATCCTTTTTTatacaggaaaaacaacaaaacaaagaaatctggtcttttttttttttttttaatgtttctttctctggttgGCTTTGCCGTTTGGGGATTTGGAAAAACCATTTGGAAGATGGAACTTCCCCGCACATTCTCCTTAGGTCACAGGGCCTACATAGTCAGTGGAGCCCCTCAACTaactaaagagaagaaaaggcactTACGTTGCTTCTTTGATTATGGAGtttaaatggtttttatttttatattcactgaACTTCCCCAAACCGAATCCTGCTTATTACAAGAGTGCTTGGTTTTCTCTCTGGATCTGTCCCTGATTTACTCTTGGAGCACAGATGTGTTGAGATGGTCTAGTATgtggaagggagaagaggggaaaCAGCCAGGAATGACTCCAACCCCCATCCCATTTCATGCACTGCCAGGAGCTTCCCATATTCActtagggagagaggaaggaaggtttttctttattccttataATCTTACTCCCAACAAAACATGTCAAGGCATAAAGCCTAGCTATTCAGTCATCTTTAGGGAGCATGGCAAAGggcctttcctttttctcaaacAAAAAGGGCTATAGACCCCAGGTTTTCCctaagggaggaagaaaaagcttAGGGAAAGCAGACAGCAGGAGAGAAGTCAGAAGGATCCAAAGTCTCATAGAAAGGCACTGGGGTTGGCTCGAGGATCCTTCTGATTCCGAAATCTCATTGCTAGCCACAAACCAAGGATCTGTAGAAGCAAAGGGAAAGAGATAAGCACCAATTCTGAATCTCTGGGGCTAAGCCttagagaggcagagaaaggacaTAAGGGAACTAGAGAATGTTACCTCTGTAAAGCTAAAGAAGAGTCCAACGCCCCCCAGGATTTTCAGGGCTTCATCGGAATGCTTAAGAAACTTTTCTCCACACATCTGGCATGTGGGGCTCCGGCTCTTGCAGATCTGAGGATAAAACACACGTATATGTGTCTGGAGGATGCAGAATCGCTACAGTGCTCTATCCTAATATCTATGGTGAATGACCCTAGAAACTATCTTCCAGTTCCTGATCAGTACCCTACAGACTGGAATCTCACTTGGCTAATTCTCTAGTCTCTGTATCCACCCCACCACTCCCACCAGCACACAGCCCCAATACAAGTGAGCTACTAGAGAGAGGCAATCACGTTCAAA
This genomic stretch from Phocoena phocoena chromosome 11, mPhoPho1.1, whole genome shotgun sequence harbors:
- the CDK4 gene encoding cyclin-dependent kinase 4 yields the protein MATPRYEPVAEIGVGAYGTVYKARDPHSGHFVALKSVRVPNGGGAGGGLPISTVREVALLRRLEAFEHPNVVRLMDVCATARTDRETKVTLVFEHVDQDLRTYLDKAPPPGLPVETIKDLMRQFLRGLDFLHANCIVHRDLKPENILVTSGGTVKLADFGLARIYSYQMALTPVVVTLWYRAPEVLLQSTYATPVDMWSVGCIFAEMFRRKPLFCGNSEADQLGKIFDLIGLPPEDDWPRDVSLPRGAFSPRGPRPVQSVVPEMEESGAQLLLEMLTFNPHKRISAFRALQHSYLHKAEGNPE